The genomic region TCCGGAAAGCGTGCTCTATATGGAATCAACTTCAAGCTATCGCACAACTTGTCTATACTTCTATGTATAGGTAAgacattgatttttttcactatatgtatatatgtacACATTTTATACAAAGAAGGCctataaaacaaaatcaaatcgaGCGAATGGCACGTTATAGAAAGGCCCTCCTTCCGGCTGTATATATACAGACGAGGAAAATATTGATTccgcatcatcatcatcattcgCATGGCTGATGAAACACGTAGCAGACGGACGAgggttacacacacacacacacacatatgaGAGTTTGGTCGAATCGTCAACGGTTACaccctacacacacacacacacacacacacttatATGAAGTTTCTTGTTCTTCTACTGTATAAGTTTTGCCCTTTCGGGCATTACTTCTGCATTTTGATTCCCCTCCCCTTACTGTATATGCATTTACGATGATGACACACAAAATAAAGGCTAGGGCAAGCGCTGCTTTATAGACCCTGAGAGAAGTATGAAAAGGGATCGGTTGTCCTGGACACGTCCTAACATTTTGGCTACACACATCAGTTGGCTGGACAAGTCATCCGGAGAaagtttctctctctcctgtCTCTCTCTGTTGTTTTACAGTTTGttgggtttttaaaaattgagagagagagagagagaaacctTTCGTTCGTCTGTGTGTGCAGTTCACAACGGCTCGAAAAATCACGTGATGTTGCCGGGAATTGGGCAAAAAGCGATCAAGGTAAAAATCTTtaaatgtcaaacaaattaCAGTTCGTTTTTTTAGATCTACATAAAATGTGTTTAAGCTGTAAAGTGTAAAGAGAGCCACGTCTGCATTATTGATCGCGATATGTCGTAGACtgttgtgcaaaaaaaaaaaaaaaaatgcctcgATTCTTTTGGATGATGggtctccttttcttctttagccTTCCTTTTGATTGTACgccataaatatatatatctataaaaTGAGAGTTGCAGAACGAAGAGGATACACACCCAAAGCGTCAAGTGAATGTGTGTCATAAATCTGATCTGAAACTCGCCAAAAGAGAATGACTCTCTGATAGGAaaggatatatatataccgcTGCACACGAAATACTCGACCTATATATCTGCGTGATGGGCTAACAGCAGCGAAGAACTAGTTGGCAGTTACATAAAGAACTGAAAGTCTATATTGTGTGGCAATCAACCGAGCGGACCAATGTTTCGGTTATGGAGCCATTGAGGCGTACGAAAGTCCCCCCCTTTTTAAGGAGAATAGAGTCATCAACAATACACAAATTCAAGTCTTTTAGTTGATGCTGAAAGGAGAATGCAATTGccgattaattttttttttgcaaggtTTCAAATATACCTTGATACGAGTGCAACTCAAGAGTCGATTAGAAAATTCTCATCACCGTGATTGTGATGAACGTTTCTCgcgaaaaagggggggaggggggggtgGCTGGATCTATCGACCTAATGTTCTTTGACTCTTCCCGCATATCTTTCTCCTgtttgaaaatattaaaattttccgtctgttcaaaaaaaaattttcgtgaAAAGTCCAACTATCGGAAATGTCAAACGCTTCACTTCCACGACGGAGTTCCTCTACCCAAGGGGAACTGTTATTCGTCAACTTCCGGGAACTTGAACTCAATATCGTCCCAAGCAGACTACGACTTGCATCGATTCCGTCCGCCTCAGCTAGTCGCTTCCAGGTAAAAACAtgtgccccctttttttaaatggagaaaaatttaaaatatttaaccaagtagaaataaatcaatttttacCGTTTGGAtcgtcctcttctttttctaataATCCGAGTGTAGTCTAACGGAAAATGATACACATACAAGCTGTCTCTACGCGAGATTGAAAAATGTTGGATTATACCTAAAAGGGACACATATGGGCTAGATATAAAAGTATATACGTTTTGAAACTCCCTCTGCTACTGTTCCCATTATTTCTTGTTGTGTATACGTTCGATCAATTTCCTTAACACGTCCGGCTGTCTGCAGAGAGGGTCCTATATATCAattctaccccccccccccccacttcttttttttttgggaagtTTCCTTTTGTTCCGATACCTAAAAAACGTACGTATTTACATTATAGAAAGGCAATATTTATAGTTGTTGTGATGTTGAGACGGGGGGAAGTAGGGAACTAactatttagttttttaacaTTCAAAAGATCGGCGGTTCATTTCGAACGAGATTCGAAACATATGGATCGTGAACTAGCCGGTTTGTCACCGCCCATCTATCCGCCCTACAAAGCGGATTCGAGCCGACCTTTCGTGCCGAAGAGCGTCCTCTATGACCGACTGGTAAGCAAAACTCTTTGGCATCATTGGGCTGTTATAATTACTATGCAAATGGAAGATGGGGCCACGCACACGCAAAAAACCTCATTTGCAATTCAAAATTTCTGTGTCTCCCccatcctgttttttttttgtatacagACACTGCGCTTCGATGGATTCTACGTCGAGGATTCAGTAGCCTGGGGCTATTCCTGCAGGACCGTCCACCCGGTCAAGTTGTGCTACTACCTCGAAGACGACACCATCTCCGTTCACGAGCCTGTCACTCCGGTTCgattactaaaaaaaaaaaaaaaaaaaggagggaaagcTTATAACAAAATTAGCATAATCACGTTTTGCATAAGCTATAAATGTATAATAAAAcctatacctttttttttgtgtgtgcgggGATTTTTTGCACTGCAAAAATTCAATCGACTTGTTCCAcctacaaaacacgaaatctGTTCTGTTCTTCACGctgattttctttcgttcaagAATTCCGGGCGTCCGCAAGGGAAACTCGTCTGCCGTCACAAGGTTCAAAAGTCCGGTCACGAAGAGGAAAACCCACAATTCTGGCACTGGAAGGATTTGAATGTGGCATCCGACGTCGATATTTTTGGACGTCGATTCCGACTGACTAACTGCAACCAATGGACAAGAGTACGACCGAGAATTTaactacaaaaaagaaaaatttgcatattGAAAAtgttacatgaaaaaaaaaaaaaaaggaattcctTATGAGCGCTGGGATAGAAGTAAACGCTCCGGAAGATGTGCCGGAATCCAATCCGCctttgaaaaagaacgaagCAGCTTCGAGATCTCGTTCTGCACCGCAACCTCGTTGCCATCCGTTGAAAAAGTTCCTAGAACACGACGGCCAAATTCTCAGGTATAATATATTAtgctgcaataaaaaaaaaaaaaaaaaaagaaagaacgatATTTACCATATAAAAGAGGCATCACTGCGATTTACATAAAACTGCCGCaacatttcttctttaaaaagatTTGGTTGCATCTGGGACCGGCGCGCAGAAGAGGGCGTATCGGTGGATGAACGGATGAAACCGTACGTTTTGCGGTACTTCCTGGTCGACGACACGATCCAGATTACTGATGCGGAATTCGAGAGCAATCAGAAACGAGGATTGTACTGTTCGAACCGAGCCCAGGAAGCGGTTCTCTTGCGACGTCAGAGATTACCCAAAGGTACATTGTATGCATTCCTGTTCTCATTACATTTATGAataattcaaacattttgattgcTTCGTGTGTCGCATGGCGACGCCACTAACAAGaacgccttctttttttttttgaaaacagaaCCACGGCCGGTCATGACTTCACCGGCGGATGCAGCCGATTTAACCTTCTACGACCCGCAGGATTTGATTTTAGGCAATATCATTTCCGTTCACGGAAGAAGGTAATTAAAATCGGGCATCTTTGCggatataaaagaaaatcgggtataggaaaaaaaaggaggaaacaAACTGATCGGAATATTTTTTGCGGAAGCCACTCTAGTTTACTAGCTAAAATGGTTCCCAATGGTGTGCGTGCTGCTCATCTATAAGCATTCAagctcccgaaaaaaaaaaaaagggaaactccTTTTTAGCATTTCCTTTATGGGATATGCTGGGGTGCTTCAAATTGATcacatttgaatttcaaatggcATCATGCGCTACCATTCCAAACATCCGAGTCGATAGTAACGATCGTCGTATAAAAGATAAAGTCGCTATCACACGGAAGGTGAAAAGACTTCTTTTTCACGCGATAGTGAGCACCCATCCTTTTTCCTGCCAAAGTGTCCAGcgaatatatataaaaacttCCGGAACTTCTTGAAGATgggaaagaattaaaaaattttctttttttctcgggGCAGGTTCGTATTGGTGGAGACGGGAGACGAATTCACGCGTTCTTTCTATCGTAACACTTTGGACGTTGTGGATTTCACTCCTGTAGAACTcgactaagaaaaaaataataataagctagacttttaattattttgtgTAACATCTTTTTTGTGCAttgattttttgttactttttgaAGTTTTGTTTACCGTGCGTGAGCAAAAACACATGGCAATGTCGTGTTCAACTTGCATAATGGTTCCGCAAACGCGCTCTATGGGGAAGAAAAGGAATCAATGTTTGACATTTGAATTATTGACACACTCATACATAATAAATGGAAGCCATCAATAACAGTGAAAGCCACATCAAGAAATGCTGAAGGAGAACGTTGAAATTGAGAAGAGGGTGGTaaacaatcaaacaattgGCAGAGTGTAATAAGAATACAGATAGTTTTGGTTCAAACATGTGGGATATTCTTATTGAGAGTTGTGTAGGCCGATCGACTGGCGAAATAAACACTTTTTTTGTGGATCCAATGTCGGCCGTACTTAATAACCAAAACTAATCTGACAACAAACGGGATTTGGGCAAGAGTTCATCAAGAAACCAAAATTTGAAGGGGGAAGGTTGAAACTAATGTAAAGCAAAATCAGGAAGCATATATCACAGAAGTTAACCaataatatataataatatatgTAGATGAGGAATTAGAAATAGATAAAGAGTATGTAagtagagaaagagagacaacTTAAGAAAAATTGGGCCTTCAACAAAGGGGCAAAAACAAAGATTCGTTTGATGGGTTTCTTCAAAAATGGGGACAGCGATGAGAAGAGTGACTAGGagccaaaaaagaacaagaaatggAATTCAATTAAGCTTGGGAGGTGGAAAAAAACTACTCCAATTTAAGATCATCATTTTGCCATTTACAACATCCAAcaatttttcctgttttcttcttaaatATTACATCTTTAGGGGAAAACTTTGTTACTGTTTGAAACGTGAATTTGTGCGTCACTGGACATAAATGACGTGTTTGCCACTGGTCGATGAGTTTAGTGTCGTCAGGGGAAATTTCACTAAAGTTAGAAGTTGTGGCAGTTTTGATTTGAACTTGATTCGGTTTTACAACGTTAGTCACGTTCGTTTAAGATGTGAACGAAACTAGCTGGGAACACACCACGCCTTTTTGGGTCACTTTCCACGTAGCCTTCCATCCAATTCTCATCTTCCGTCTTCTCGATCATCACCACGAGGATTTCGCCCTCTCGGAACGATACCTCATCGTCGTTGTCCGCTTCGCAGTCGTACAACGCACGACAACGTCGACCTAATGGAAAACAAGAGAGACTTTCAATATAAAATCGTCTGCAGATGGCGCCAAAAAGTGTACCTCTGGCGGGCGGTAATGGTTTGTCATTAAATTCTCCGTCAGATGGCGCTGACGAAAGGCTTTCAGTTGACCGTCCATTTCGACTGAGTGGCTTTGATGAATTCACCACCGTACTGACATTGGCAGGCGTAGGCGGTGGTGGACCTCGAGGTCGATTAGAGCTGGTTGTACTGGCCAAACTGGTGGCAGAGCCATGCAATTTCCTTAGTTGTGGCAGTTCTCCTTTAGGCAGTACAAGTTTAGCTCCCGCTGTCATTTCACAacaaacgaattaaaaaaatttgaaatttacgATTTAAAACCAATTAATCATACGAAGGTGAGCTGCTGAATGATGGAACGTTCTTTGTTTGGTCGAGTCAAGGTAATCAGCTACCAACGATTTCCTCGAGTGCGAATGCGACTCGCTCGGCGGTTTCATCCGTTGTGTTGGATACGAGACGCCATAGTCGGACGCGTTCCGACTGTGCGTATTTTGCGATGAAGCTCTGGTGAATGAGGACGTGGTCGTCGGAGGTGGCAGAGGAGCCGCCCTCTTTTTCAAACTGCCAACATTAGCGGCTGTAACGGCCGCAGCAGCTgaggctgttgttgttgtagacgcattattattctttttaccCGTCTGCACTGAAAGATTGCTGGTCGATCCTGCCATGTGAGCCGCGGCCGTATTGACAGACGATCCTGCTCCGGCTGTCGTCACTGGCTGAGGGAAAAACGAAGCGTTGCGATTGGCTGAATGATTGCCTCCCCCTCCACTGTTGGGACTGGAGCCGGAACGCAAACTGTCTGATGTTGAGGAACGTGAACGTAATTGAATTGGTGATTCCCGTCCAGCAAAACTGGGCGGACGGGAACGAACACGACGATCTGGAGTTGGAATTCCATTCTGTCGAAcaaggaaatcattttttaaactatttAAAAGTCTAttgaattggttgaaaatatTTACGCATGTCGTCGTATTTTCGATGACTGTCATGTCCTCGTCGGACAAGTCGATGGATCCGGCTTCATCCTGTGATAAATTCCAATCGATGCTGACATTCTCCAGCTGAGATTTGCGGTTTTGCGTCGATTGCCGGatctaattaaaaaaacaaaataaatgatttgactttcttttcatgtctaattttaaatgaatggGTACCAGGTCCTCGCAAGCCGTAGATCCATATTCTTTAGCCAAATCAATGGCCGTCTTTTTGTCTTTGGTCTCGGCCGCCACATTAGCCCCAGAGCGCAATAGCAATTTCAGACACTCTGGCTGATTGTAGAGGGCGCAGTAATGGACGGCCGTGTGTCCGTCGACCGTCGTTGCGTCAAGATTGCTGGCATTTTCCACCAAAAAATCTACAATGTGAAGGGAATGGCCTCGTTCACGTCGGATGGCCATGTGCAAGGCCGTTTCTCCCGCGTTCTAAACCAGAAACCGACAAAATCATTTCAACGTTTTCGAGcttcaaaatgattttttgattttgattagtctgaagaaataaatgaattacgCTGTCAATGAAGGGCTTTGAAAAATCGGCCCCTTCGACATAGGCTTGCAAGAGTTGATGAATGTCTTTATTGTTGAGTGCGTGTTCGACGTCACTGTGCAAATCGCGTATGTCCGTACTCGTCTTGATGGCAAACTTCTTTTCAATGTACTTGGCCCGAATAAATTCACTGCGCTCCTCCctaaaataaattgaaattaGGAATGAAAATATTCTAAAACGGAGGGCGTATTTACATGGTACTGTGGAGGTTCGGCTTGGAAATATGCAACGTAGCCTCCATAATCTCGTTGAAACTGTGGTTGGACATGTGCCGGGCGATGAGCAGCTGCGATGTCGGCACGTGGTCCAGCTGTCAGTTCATTAACGAAAATAGTTTTAATCATTTTagagagtgaaaaaaaaaaaaaaaagaggcacagCAAAAATATGTTGATGAACCGAGTTTTCTCACCAATAACGACTGGATGCGGGACACATGAACGCCCATTTCACGATGCACGCCCGAACATTCGATGCAGATGATCACGCCAAAGTTGGTCGACAACCATGTCGCATCTTcaaccaaaaagaagaagaataaaaaaatattagagaACTGTACAGCTCattaacaaaaagaaaaacgtccGTTAGAATAGCAAAAACACTGCCAGCTTGTATAAACGACACATTATATCCAGAGGggatcatttcttttcctttagcTCGGCCATAAGAATACAAACAAATGGCTAGCGGGGCTGGACAAGCTAAAACCATCATCATCGTTGCACGAAGAATTTCTCTCTTCTTATtgtttcaaaaaggaaaagaaaacgaggggTCATCATCATCGAGATATGATTGACATACCGTTTTGAGAGCAACAGTCGGCGCAGCGATCGTTGCCCGGCAGTCGCAAAATGTATCGGATGATGGCCTGCTGCAGTTCGAGGAAGCCTTGATTGACTTTAGGACCGTGACGGCCATTATCGTCAAAGGCCTTCATGAGGGCTCCTTCTTTGCTGTTGACCAGCACCGAAATCCAGGCCGTCATTTCATCCTCCTCCTCCGTTTGGAAATGGTACGTCCGATTGTCTGTTAtccacaaaaaagaagaaatttgtgaaacgagttatttttttttttttttttttaaaggggaatAATTAACCCGGTTAAACTGCTCCCACCCGTTATCAACGGTGCGTGCGCATCAACAACCGGATCACGCGCCCTTAttttttcggtttttaaaaaaatgttgggattacaataaaaaaaaaaggaacgaaggGAGAGACATTATACGAGGAAAATTGCTGTCGTGTATGTGGCCAATTGCCGCAAGGCCATTGCGTCTGTTGTGCgtgtggaaaacaaaagacgaatgaaaataaaagagctGCTTTTGTTGAAAGTGCGCGGATGGCCGCGTGTAGTAACCTTGCGGCAAacgggaaaagaataaaggtCTGGagcatgaaaaagaaacaagaacccCTTTCTTCCCTCCCTCCTCCCTCCCCGCATTCATTTATAGAAGAACCATGTTGTGAGCCGTTTCGTTTAGCTCAGTTCGTGACTCACTAAAGCCAATGAGAAATGATGGCATCCATCACCATTAGCATATCACACGGGGGGGATTGCAAgatggaaaataaaattgcaattgcTCTTACAAGAGATGAGATCGAAGCATCGCCGGTCTTCGCCACTTGGCACGGGCTTGATCTGACAGGTGAGCAGGTTGACTCGCGTAGGCGGTTTCGTCTCGTCTGCGTGATAGATGGATAGGAAGCCATCGGCCCGCACTTCGCACCGCCGCTTCTGCCACACCTTGCGAACTTTGCCTTCCGATTTCTTCAGCAAGAAACCCGTTCGGCTCGAACCGTGCTGTTTGTTGCCCTGCAGCTGGTGACGAGAGTAGCCACCGCTGCCGTTGTTGCTGCCGTTGTTCACGGCGTTACCGCCGACACCGGCTCCGCTAGCCGTCGCTCCGTTACCACCACCGACGCCTACGGCGTGGCTAGGCGCAACTgttggctgctgttgttgttgctgcataaagagaagaaacaagCCGCATTTATCAAAAAACCGTGTGGCTCATTTTTTGAGGGTGTGTGGGTTGGAGATAAAGAAACGGACACGTTAGACACAACACGGCTAATAAATTGTTCAGCTAAATGCATTTGACGGGCTTTCCATTGTTTTCACGGTGATGagaagattttttaaaaaaataataataaatttctCAGTGAGGGACGCCGGCGAGCCAGTGAGAAAACCGCATTGATTACGTAAGTTATCGATGCGTTATCACCGGTCAACACTGACCTCTTTATCGAAAACGTGAGAACTTTTGAGCAATTGACGGAGATCGGCCAGTTGTTTGCGTTCCTCGTCCTGTTTTTGTCGGATCCTCTGCAATCCTTGCGACAGATCCGCAATGTAGGAGCCGAAATGTTCGATTGTCTTCAGACCATCCTGGAAATAACTgcgcaaaaaacaaaaaggagagaaataATCAATCAAACGGATCAGTGGAGCGGACAGATTGCACGACGCGGGAACGGCCGTtcgtgagaaaagaaaattcgtgaAAACGCTTCATtggtttctttgttgttgttttcaaagCTGTATACAAGTCACATTAACGGGCGATGATCTCGTAATTGAATCAGCTACTTCCATTcgcaaattatttttaaaaaaaataaaaaataatatttacttGTGCTGGGCATGGTAGTACTCGAGGAGATGTTGCAACAGCTCCACACCTTTCTTTGTCTTGATTTCGTTGACTTTCAGCAGatactggaaaaagaaaataataaaaagaaaagacaattatttcttttagtttcaCTCATCTTTTACGACACTTTCAAGGTCTTCCACTTATTTCAGAGACACTTCCCGGCTgttcattatttttcttttctaggaCAAGTCAACAAAGAGGAAACGTGTGCT from Daphnia carinata strain CSIRO-1 chromosome 6, CSIRO_AGI_Dcar_HiC_V3, whole genome shotgun sequence harbors:
- the LOC130690556 gene encoding EF-hand domain-containing protein 1-like: MLPGIGQKAIKSNYRKCQTLHFHDGVPLPKGNCYSSTSGNLNSISSQADYDLHRFRPPQLVASRSAVHFERDSKHMDRELAGLSPPIYPPYKADSSRPFVPKSVLYDRLTLRFDGFYVEDSVAWGYSCRTVHPVKLCYYLEDDTISVHEPVTPNSGRPQGKLVCRHKVQKSGHEEENPQFWHWKDLNVASDVDIFGRRFRLTNCNQWTREFLMSAGIEVNAPEDVPESNPPLKKNEAASRSRSAPQPRCHPLKKFLEHDGQILRFGCIWDRRAEEGVSVDERMKPYVLRYFLVDDTIQITDAEFESNQKRGLYCSNRAQEAVLLRRQRLPKEPRPVMTSPADAADLTFYDPQDLILGNIISVHGRRFVLVETGDEFTRSFYRNTLDVVDFTPVELD
- the LOC130690520 gene encoding arfGAP with SH3 domain, ANK repeat and PH domain-containing protein-like, with amino-acid sequence MFFEKQQTSAMPGLISVSEFVEESREDVDSPTASTFVSRMSQCRQTVAALEEILDVDREGLTKLKKAVKAMHASGNAHTDNENYLSRALERLGTTALSKDQETEIGAAFIKFAVVTKELSALLRTLMQNCANIVQFPLDSLLKGDLRGARGDLKRPFDRACKDYDTKYGKLEKEKKAQAKEAGFIRSEITAAEVAEELDPERKMFQLQMCEYLLKVNEIKTKKGVELLQHLLEYYHAQHNYFQDGLKTIEHFGSYIADLSQGLQRIRQKQDEERKQLADLRQLLKSSHVFDKEQQQQQPTVAPSHAVGVGGGNGATASGAGVGGNAVNNGSNNGSGGYSRHQLQGNKQHGSSRTGFLLKKSEGKVRKVWQKRRCEVRADGFLSIYHADETKPPTRVNLLTCQIKPVPSGEDRRCFDLISYNRTYHFQTEEEDEMTAWISVLVNSKEGALMKAFDDNGRHGPKVNQGFLELQQAIIRYILRLPGNDRCADCCSQNDATWLSTNFGVIICIECSGVHREMGVHVSRIQSLLLDHVPTSQLLIARHMSNHSFNEIMEATLHISKPNLHSTMEERSEFIRAKYIEKKFAIKTSTDIRDLHSDVEHALNNKDIHQLLQAYVEGADFSKPFIDSNAGETALHMAIRRERGHSLHIVDFLVENASNLDATTVDGHTAVHYCALYNQPECLKLLLRSGANVAAETKDKKTAIDLAKEYGSTACEDLIRQSTQNRKSQLENVSIDWNLSQDEAGSIDLSDEDMTVIENTTTCNGIPTPDRRVRSRPPSFAGRESPIQLRSRSSTSDSLRSGSSPNSGGGGNHSANRNASFFPQPVTTAGAGSSVNTAAAHMAGSTSNLSVQTGKKNNNASTTTTASAAAAVTAANVGSLKKRAAPLPPPTTTSSFTRASSQNTHSRNASDYGVSYPTQRMKPPSESHSHSRKSLVADYLDSTKQRTFHHSAAHLPGAKLVLPKGELPQLRKLHGSATSLASTTSSNRPRGPPPPTPANVSTVVNSSKPLSRNGRSTESLSSAPSDGEFNDKPLPPARGRRCRALYDCEADNDDEVSFREGEILVVMIEKTEDENWMEGYVESDPKRRGVFPASFVHILNERD